A DNA window from Acinetobacter lwoffii contains the following coding sequences:
- a CDS encoding plasmid replication DNA-binding protein: MKKLSVSELAKLYGYSRQAVYAHIKKGNLSKGSDGLIDFSEALRVFGEPQKSNSSVNQSQSTSRHNLTEVDLLKRQVDMLEKQLNQAIQRENQSLERESFYQEQIEAMQRLLEAPKANMTTFTDHGSEQDIATDSRPQTESNYDGLTTPENKRIPVPEHIEPTPKKRGFLSRFFLPYG, translated from the coding sequence ATGAAAAAACTGTCAGTTTCAGAACTAGCGAAATTATATGGATATTCAAGACAAGCTGTATATGCCCATATAAAGAAAGGAAATTTATCAAAAGGATCGGATGGATTAATTGACTTTTCAGAAGCCTTGAGAGTTTTTGGGGAACCACAAAAAAGCAATTCTAGTGTCAACCAAAGTCAATCAACTAGTAGGCATAACTTAACAGAAGTTGACTTGCTAAAACGTCAAGTTGACATGCTGGAAAAACAATTAAATCAGGCAATACAGAGAGAAAATCAATCATTAGAACGTGAATCGTTTTATCAAGAACAGATTGAGGCCATGCAGCGCTTACTGGAAGCTCCAAAAGCCAATATGACTACGTTTACCGATCATGGATCTGAACAGGATATAGCAACAGATTCTCGGCCACAGACTGAATCGAACTATGACGGATTGACTACTCCAGAGAACAAACGCATCCCTGTTCCAGAACATATTGAGCCTACACCTAAAAAGAGGGGCTTCCTGAGTCGTTTTTTCCTTCCTTACGGTTAA